One window from the genome of Cucumis melo cultivar AY chromosome 12, USDA_Cmelo_AY_1.0, whole genome shotgun sequence encodes:
- the LOC103495780 gene encoding mavicyanin-like, translating into MSFLLCYSPFKPLPLAFFFLILLSFHFLPAISTDFLVGDSDGWSVPKPKEADKYNKWASHNRFNVDDTVHFKYEKDSVMMVTEEEYKQCVSPKPLFYENNGDSVVKLDRAGLFYFISGVSGHCQKGQRMIIKVLEPMSPPQPSTVPPEEKNGAAHSKLVSVSSSFLGMFFMLFIALFLSI; encoded by the exons ATGTCTTTTCTCCTCTGCTATTCACCCTTCAAACCTCTCCCACTtgctttcttcttcctcatcctCCTCTCCTTCCATTTCCTCCCAGCAATCAGCACTGATTTCCTTGTCGGCGACAGCGATGGCTGGTCAGTCCCTAAACCAAAAGAAGCTGACAAATACAACAAATGGGCTTCCCACAACAGATTCAATGTCGATGACACTGTCC ATTTCAAGTACGAGAAAGATTCAGTGATGATGGTGACGGAGGAAGAGTACAAACAATGCGTTTCACCAAAGCCTCTGTTTTATGAAAACAATGGAGATAGTGTGGTAAAGCTTGACAGAGCAGGATTGTTCTATTTCATTAGTGGAgtttcagggcattgtcagaaaGGTCAAAGAATGATAATCAAAGTGTTGGAACCTATGAGTCCTCCACAGCCATCCACCGTTCCACCTGAAGAAAAAAATGGTGCTGCACATTCCAAATTAGTCTCTGTTTCATCTTCATTCTTGGGGATGTTCTTCATGTTGTTCATTGCTCTGTTTTTGTCCATTTGA
- the LOC107992009 gene encoding protein MIZU-KUSSEI 1-like produces the protein MKTVMDSSSSRRHFHWTQKVGSEEEDDQCPLPTLKPSSEPAELEEVKKKNRVVSPEPQSQRPHTAAQPQRRKMPAVAVARLRSVLTVFAKNRSTLSPGLGSRVIGTLFGSRRGHVHFAFQRDPNSEPAFLVELATPISGLVKEMASGLVRIALECDKEKEGEKKAMRLLEQPLWRTFCNGKKSGFATRKDCGVKEMKILKAVEPISMGAGVLPGNYEAETESAGAESPESEACSDNEIMYMRAKFERIVGSRDSEAFYMMNPDSNGTPELSIYLLRV, from the coding sequence ATGAAGACGGTCATGGATTCCTCCTCCTCCAGAAGACATTTCCACTGGACCCAGAAGGTAGGTAGTGAAGAAGAAGACGATCAATGCCCACTCCCAACTCTCAAGCCCTCCTCCGAACCGGCCGAGCTGGAAGAggtgaagaaaaaaaacagagTCGTCTCTCCAGAGCCGCAGTCGCAGCGACCGCATACCGCAGCCCAACCACAAAGGAGGAAGATGCCGGCCGTTGCAGTTGCGCGGTTGCGTTCGGTTCTCACGGTTTTTGCCAAAAATCGGTCGACCCTTTCACCAGGACTGGGTTCTCGGGTCATCGGAACCCTTTTCGGCTCTCGGCGTGGCCATGTTCACTTCGCATTTCAAAGGGACCCTAACTCGGAACCTGCGTTTTTGGTAGAACTTGCGACGCCTATTAGTGGCTTGGTTAAAGAAATGGCGTCTGGGTTAGTCCGAATTGCGTTGGAATGTGATAAAGAGaaagaaggagaaaagaaagCAATGAGACTTCTAGAACAGCCTCTCTGGAGGACATTTTGCAATGGAAAGAAGAGTGGTTTTGCTACAAGGAAGGATTGTGGTGTTAAAGAGATGAAAATCCTCAAGGCCGTGGAGCCAATTTCTATGGGTGCGGGTGTTCTACCAGGAAACTATGAAGCGGAAACCGAATCCGCGGGAGCTGAATCGCCTGAATCTGAAGCCTGTTCTGATAATGAAATTATGTACATGAGAGCCAAATTTGAGAGAATTGTGGGTTCTAGAGATTCTGAAGCTTTCTACATGATGAACCCAGATAGCAATGGAACTCCTGAACTCAGTATCTATCTTCTTAGAGTCTAA
- the LOC103495709 gene encoding DEAD-box ATP-dependent RNA helicase 51: MVELDEKVPSSSEVEAMNKKRKRKRPKKNLPSTATDESELQNSMQGVEEDGGSHEPEEKVKKNEMKKKRKTKTKTKVKGELEEEGNDDVNDGEGEDGVEAEGEEDEEDEDKKNKVKTGGSGIMSSVSFDSLELSEKTLRAIKDMGFEHMTQIQARAIPPSLIGKDILGAARTGSGKTLAFLIPAVELLHHICFTPRNGTGVIVICPTRELAMQTHEVAKELLKYHSQTLGLVTGGSSRQAEADRITKGVNLLIATPGRLLDHLQHTKNFVFKNLKCLIIDEADRILETNFEEEMKQIINLLPKNRQTALFSATQTQKVEDLVRLSFQSTPIYIDVDDGRTKVTNEGLQQGYCVVPSSKRFILLYSFLKKNLSKKVMVFFSSCNSVKFHADLLRYIKVECMDIHGKQKQQKRTSTFFSFIKAQTGILLCTDVAARGLDIPAVDWIVQYDPPDEPKEYIHRVGRTARGEGSKGNALLFLIPEELQFLRYLKAAKVPVKEYEFSDKKLANVQSHLEKLVGSNYYLNKSAKDAYRSYILAYNSHSMKDIFNVHRLDLQGIAASFCFSNPPKVNLNIDSSASKFRKKTRKVEGVNNRFSKSKREGDDRQFVRY, translated from the exons ATGGTAGAATTGGATGAGAAAGTTCCCTCCTCATCTGAGGTTGAGGCAATGAACAAAAAGCGCAAGAGGAAGAGACCCAAGAAAAATCTTCCTTCAACTGCTACGGATGAATCGGAACTTCAAAATTCAATGCAAGGCGTAGAAGAAGATGGTGGAAGCCATGAACCGGAGgagaaagtgaaaaaaaatgagatgaagaagaagaggaagacgaaGACGAAAACAAAGGTGAAGGGCGAGTTGGAAGAAGAAGGGAACGATGATGTTAATGATGGCGAGGGTGAGGATGGCGTGGAAGCGGAGGGTGAGGAGGATGAGGAGGATGAGGATAAGAAAAATAAGGTTAAGACTGGTGGGTCAGGAATTATGAGTTCCGTTTCATTTGATTCGCTTGAATTGTCGGAGAAAACTCTCCGGGCGATTAAAGACATGGGTTTTGAGCATATGACTCAG ATTCAAGCCAGAGCAATTCCGCCTTCTCTAATTGGGAAAGATATTCTAGGAGCTGCAAGGACTGGATCCGGGAAAACTCTTGCTTTTCTTATACCAGCTGTGGAGTTGCTACATCACATTTGCTTTACTCCTCGTAATGGAACCGGCGTTATAGTTATTTGCCCAACACGGGAGCTTGCAATGCAG ACACATGAAGTAGCAAAAGAGCTTCTCAAATATCATTCACAGACACTTGGCCTTGTTACTGGTGGTTCTAGCCGACAAGCTGAGGCTGATCGTATTACAAAGGGGGTCAATCTATTAATAGCAACCCCTGGTCGTCTTCTCGACCATCTTCAGCACACCAAGAATTTTGTGTTCAAAAATCTGAAG TGCCTCATAATCGATGAAGCAGACAGGATATTGGAAACCAATTTTGAGGAGGAAATGAAACAAATTATAAATCTTCTCCCAAAG AATAGGCAAACTGCTTTATTCTCAGCAACCCAAACACAAAAG GTGGAAGATCTTGTTCGCTTGTCATTTCAGTCAACTCCTATTTATATTGATGTGGACGATGGAAGAACAAAG GTCACCAATGAGGGGTTGCAACAAGGTTATTGTGTTGTCCCCAGCTCTAAGAGATTCATTCTTCTATATTCCTTCTTGAAGAAAAATTTATCTAAGAAAGTAATGGTCTTCTTCTCATCTTGTAACTCTGTGAAATTCCATGCGGACCTTCTTAGATATATTAAGGTCGAATGCATGGATATCCATGGAAAGCAAAAGCAGCAGAAGAGAACTTCTACCTTCTTTTCCTTCATCAAGGCCCAGACTGGTATCCTACTATGTACTGATGTTGCTGCACGTGGACTTGATATACCTGCTGTC GATTGGATTGTGCAATACGATCCTCCAGATGAACCCAAG GAATATATTCACAGAGTTGGTCGAACAGCTCGAGGGGAAGGTAGCAAAGGAAATGCCCTGCTTTTCTTGATTCCTGAAGAGCTTCAATTTCTTCGCTATCTGAAG GCAGCAAAAGTTCCAGTCAAAGAGTATGAGTTCAGCGATAAGAAACTGGCCAACGTGCAATCTCATCTG GAGAAACTGGTTGGGAGCAATTATTATTTGAACAAGTCGGCTAAGGATGCTTATAGATCCTATATATTAGCTTACAATTCACACTCAATGAAAGATATTTTCAATGTCCACCGCCTTGATCTGCAG GGTATTGCTGCTTCATTCTGCTTTTCCAACCCTCCGAAGGTGAACCTTAACATTGACAGCAGTGCCTCAAAATTCAGGAAGAAAACGCGTAAAGTAGAAGGCGTCAACAACAGATTCAGTAAGAGCAAGAGAGAGGGAGATGACAGACAATTCGTAAGATACTAA
- the LOC103488829 gene encoding putative phospholipid-transporting ATPase 9 encodes MGSGRRRRKQHFRRIHAFPCGRASFKDEHSLIGGPGFSRVVYCNDPDSFEASLLNYGGNYVKTSKYTVASFFPKSLFEQFRRVANLYFLLCALLSFTPLSPYSPVSNVLPLVVVIGVTMGKEALEDWRRTKQDMEMNNRKVKVHIGDGEFVETKWMDLRVGHVVKVEKDEFFPADLILLSSSYEEAICYVETMNLDGETNLKLKNALEASSNLHDDSSFQNFKAIIKCEDPNANLYSFVGSMLLDEQQHPLSPQQLLLRDSKLRNTDFIYGVVIFTGHDTKVIQNSTDPPSKRSKIEKRMDKIVFFLFAVLVLLSVVGSIFFGVKTRDDLENGRATRWYLRPDDTTTYYDPKNAPAAAVLQFLTALMLFSYLIPISLYVSIEIVKVLQSAFINQDQHMYHEETDKPAHARTSNLNEELGQVDTILSDKTGTLTCNSMEFIKCSVGGTAYGRGITEVERALARRKESTLPQKLGADYARLSGEKTFVKGFNFKDERIMDGNWVNEPRANVIQKFLQLLAICHTALPEIDEETGNISYEAESPDEAAFVIAAREFGFEFYERTQTSISLREFDPTSAKKVERSYQLLDVLEFNSTRKRMSVIVRDAKGKLLLLCKGADSVMFERLAKNGSEFEEQTKVHINEYADAGLRTLVLAYRELKEEEFNAFHQEFIKAKNTVSTDRDDIIDQLTESIEKDLILLGATAVEDKLQNGVPECIDKLAQAGIKIWVLTGDKMETAINIGFACSLLRQGMKQIIISSETAEGKALDKVEDVQKSAAIKAFKTSVAQQITDAKALLTSSSETPETLALIIDGKSLTYALEDDVKDLFLELAIGCASVICCRSSPKQKAQVTQMVKVKTGSTTLAVGDGANDVGMIQEADIGIGISGVEGMQAVMSSDIAIAQFRYLERLLLVHGHWCYRRISSMICYFFYKNIVFGFTLFFFEMYASFSGQAVYNDWFLSLYNVFFTSLPVIALGVFDQDVSSRYCLKFSLLYQEGVQNVLFSWVRIFGWVFNGLLSSVIIFFFCVGAMDHQAFRNSGEVVGLEILGATMYTCVVWVVNCQMALSISYFTYIQHLFIWGSIVLWYLFLMAYGAINPTISTTAFQVFIEACAPAPSFWMLTLLAFGTSLLPYFVFASIQMRFFPMYHQMIQWIKADGQSNDPEYCQVVRQRSLRHTTVGYTARFEASKHFEEFSEIKSH; translated from the exons ATGGGGAGTGGTAGAAGACGAAGGAAGCAACATTTCAGAAGGATTCACGCTTTTCCATGTGGTAGAGCTTCATTCAAAGATGAACACTCTTTAATTGGAGGGCCAGGATTCTCCAGGGTAGTTTACTGTAATGATCCAGATAGTTTTGAGGCTAGCCTTCTTAACTATGGAGGCAATTATGTCAAAACTTCAAAGTATACTGTCGCTTCATTCTTCCCCAAATCATTGTTTGAGCAATTCAGAAGGGTTGCCAACTTGTACTTCCTTCTTTGTGCTTTGCTATCCTTTACCCCTCTTTCGCCATATTCGCCTGTCAGCAATGTTCTTCctcttgttgttgttattggAGTCACCATGGGCAAAGAAGCTCTTGAAGATTGGAGGAGAACCAAACAG GATATGGAGATGAATAACAGGAAAGTGAAAGTACATATTGGAGATGGTGAGTTTGTTGAGACTAAATGGATGGACTTGAGAGTTGGGCATGTAGTTAAAGTGGAGAAGGATGAATTCTTCCCTGCTGATCTCATTTTACTTTCTTCGAGTTATGAGGAAGCGATTTGCTACGTCGAGACGATGAATCTTGATGGAGAAACAAATCTAAAACTGAAAAACGCATTAGAAGCAAGCTCGAACCTACATGATGATTCAAGCTTCCAGAATTTCAAGGCTATAATAAAATGTGAAGACCCCAATGCAAATTTGTATTCCTTCGTAGGTAGTATGTTGCTCGACGAACAACAACATCCCCTCAGCCCTCAACAACTTCTTCTTCGAGACTCAAAGCTTCGGAACACGGATTTTATATATGGGGTGGTGATTTTCACTGGTCACGATACGAAGGTTATTCAAAACTCAACAGATCCTCCTTCCAAGAGAAGCAAAATTGAGAAAAGGATGGATAAGATCGTGTTCTTTCTGTTTGCTGTCTTGGTTTTGTTATCAGTCGTTGGGTCAATTTTCTTTGGTGTTAAGACTAGAGACGACTTAGAAAATGGAAGAGCTACGAGATGGTACCTCCGGCCAGATGATACCACAACCTATTACGACCCCAAAAATGCTCCAGCTGCAGCAGTATTGCAGTTTTTGACTGCTCTTATGCTTTTTAGCTATTTGATTCCCATATCATTGTATGTGTCCATTGAAATTGTCAAAGTTCTGCAGAGTGCCTTCATCAACCAAGATCAACATATGTACCATGAGGAGACTGATAAGCCAGCTCATGCCCGTACCTCAAATTTGAATGAAGAGCTTGGCCAAGTTGACACCATTCTTTCCGATAAAACGGGTACATTGACTTGCAATTCAATGGAGTTTATCAAGTGTTCGGTGGGTGGTACTGCATACGGGCGAGGAATTACAGAAGTGGAGAGAGCTCTTGCAAGAAGAAAGGAGTCAACTTTACCTCAAAAATTAGGGGCCGACTATGCACGTCTTAGCGGCGAAAAAACATTCGTTAAGGGGTTCAATTTCAAGGACGAAAGAATCATGGATGGTAATTGGGTGAATGAGCCTCGAGCCAATGTAATACAGAAGTTCCTGCAGCTTCTGGCTATTTGCCATACTGCATTGCCCGAAATTGACGAGGAAACTGGAAATATATCTTATGAAGCTGAATCACCAGATGAGGCAGCTTTTGTGATTGCGGCCAGAGAATTTGGTTTCGAGTTCTATGAAAGGACTCAGACAAGCATTTCATTACGGGAGTTCGATCCAACCTCAGCCAAAAAAGTTGAAAG ATCATATCAGCTACTGGATGTTTTGGAGTTTAATAGCACAAGAAAACGGATGTCTGTGATTGTAAGAGATGCAAAGGGAAAACTACTACTTCTTTGTAAAGGAGCTGACAG TGTTATGTTTGAAAGACTTGCAAAGAATGGAAGTGAGTTTGAAGAACAAACAAAGGTGCACATAAACGAGTACGCCGATGCTGGTTTAAGAACTTTGGTTCTAGCATATCGTGAGCTGAAAGAGGAGGAGTTTAATGCATTTCATCAAGAGTTCATCAAAGCGAAAAACACAGTAAGCACAGATCGCGACGACATAATCGATCAGTTGACAGAAAGCATCGAGAAAGATTTGATTCTTCTTGGTGCTACAGCAGTTGAAGATAAACTTCAAAATGGG GTCCCTGAATGCATAGACAAACTTGCTCAGGCTGGAATTAAAATATGGGTTCTGACAGGTGATAAGATGGAAACAGCCATCAACATTGG CTTCGCCTGCAGTTTACTTAGACAAGGAATGAAGCAAATAATTATCAGCTCAGAGACTGCAGAAGGAAAAGCTTTAGATAAAGTCGAAGATGTACAGAAATCTGCAGCTATCAAG GCATTTAAAACAAGTGTAGCTCAACAAATAACTGATGCGAAAGCACTACTTACATCCTCGAGCGAAACCCCAGAAACATTGGCTTTGATAATTGATGGAAAGTCCCTCACCTACGCTTTGGAGGATGATGTGAAGGACCTATTTCTGGAGCTTGCCATTGGTTGTGCTTCAGTCATATGCTGCAGATCTTCTCCTAAACAGAAAGCACAA GTTACCCAAATGGTTAAGGTTAAGACAGGCAGCACCACTCTAGCAGTTGGTGATGGTGCAAATGATGTCGGAATGATACAAGAAGCGGATATCGGGATCGGTATTAGTGGTGTAGAAGGGATGCAG GCAGTCATGTCAAGTGACATTGCAATCGCACAGTTTCGATACTTGGAACGGCTGCTCCTTGTGCATGGACATTGGTGTTACAGAAGGATCTCTTCCATG ATATGCTATTTCTTCTACAAGAACATTGTTTTTGGGTTCACTCTATTCTTCTTTGAGATGTATGCTTCATTCTCCGGCCAAGCTGTATATAATGACTGGTTCCTTTCACTGTATAACGTCTTCTTTACTTCTCTCCCTGTGATTGCATTGGGAGTGTTTGACCAAGACGTCTCATCCCGGTACTGTCTTAAG TTCTCACTTTTGTACCAAGAAGGTGTCCAAAATGTGTTATTTAGTTGGGTTAGAATTTTCGGATGGGTGTTCAATGGGCTACTCAGTTCTGTCATcatattcttcttttgtgttgGGGCAATGGACCATCAAGCTTTCCGCAACAGCGGAGAGGTCGTCGGGTTGGAAATTCTTGGTGCCACCATGTACACTTGTGTTGTTTGGGTTGTCAACTGCCAAATGGCATTGTCCATCAGTTACTTCACATACATTCAACATCTCTTCATCTGGGGCAGCATCGTTCTTTGGTACTTATTCCTCATGGCATATGGAGCTATAAACCCAACCATATCAACCACAGCATTTCAGGTATTCATTGAGGCCTGTGCCCCGGCACCATCGTTTTGGATGCTCACACTATTGGCTTTTGGAACTTCCCTCCTTCCATACTTCGTCTTTGCATCAATCCAAATGCGCTTCTTCCCAATGTATCATCAAATGATTCAATGGATAAAAGCTGATGGACAGTCGAACGATCCAGAATACTGTCAAGTAGTGAGACAAAGATCATTACGACACACAACCGTCGGTTACACAGCCCGGTTCGAAGCATCAAAACATTTTGAAGAATTTTCAGAAATTAAGAGTCATTAG
- the LOC103495850 gene encoding uncharacterized protein LOC103495850, whose product MSQDSEKRFHSIMDKLFQNAQSSPNSNSASSASSSSSPSGVQLSRGKKRPYSSSALVVGELRSKSDVIEALQKHSSASVGSSDAPLCRPWDRGDLLKRLATFKSMTWFGKPKVVNAINCARRGWVNVDTDTIACESCGARLLFSTPSSWNQQQVEKAALVFSLKLDNGHKLLCPWIDNACDEALADFPPTPPPVLVNKFRERYSMLLHLSALPVISSSFLKWMNSPHLMQFIEELTLGNFGNESLDKSEMEYLGDGHDSDTPKVYYQALKLISLFGWEPRSLPYIVNCKSGGSDQSLKKSTTFDSHPTVSLFTTATKENVDGNRIAELSSELQSQPNSVVLDCRLCGASVGLWTFHTIPRPVEIIRLVGPTELNSESGTHDSGNKSIINHAGIGNVGISKLTSTIAGGPTPARQSFKATITLPVIGQSLRARLFNDEKFSDQVYNDQEMVQADSSDRKMSENSKSNEDTTPSGQTDQPEDGRLLQNQTIDPGCGTSGDDQTSLLEGTSVTDQGTLPQSSLNGSTEETQVKSTECVPAQKIEALENAENSIKSDSGNKVADLYPLASPVENPLMSTDAVMITSSECSEKELPSDVSDQCDSQQVSENDNSNSKEVSLADSQVTPCKSSRLEDDTNTDVAGMEESMKDKLRSDNRTTSENQAREGGDPNDKVHTSVNSMHLAHGGEDYSKGVSLGSALEFDPIRQHRYFCPWIATGNVAPGWKQTLTALQREKSSSPHSPKNSPSASLIKVNDPVTSVRNLFTSSAKKLKSRLISNERTKH is encoded by the exons ATGTCGCAGGATTCAGAGAAGAGATTTCATTCCATCATGGACAAGCTCTTTCAGAATGCACAATCCAGTCCTAACTCAAATTCCGCATCTTCCGCCTCCTCCTCCTCCAG TCCATCCGGAGTACAATTGTCGAGAGGGAAAAAACGGCCGTATTCTTCGTCTGCTTTGGTAGTGGGAGAGCTGAGGTCAAAAAGTGATGTTATTGAGGCATTGCAGAAGCATTCTTCAGCTTCTGTTGGATCCTCTGATGCTCCATTGTGCAGGCCTTGGGACCGTGGAGATCTTTTGAAAAGACTAGCCACATTCAAGTCAATGACATGGTTTGGTAAACCTAAG GTAGTGAATGCTATAAATTGTGCTAGAAGAGGTTGGGTCAATGTAGATACGGATACTATTGCCTGTGAATCGTGTGGAGCACGTCTTCTTTTCTCTACCCCATCTTCCTGGAATCAGCAACAAG TTGAGAAGGCCGCATTGGTATTTAGCTTAAAGTTGGACAATGGGCACAAGTTACTATGTCCCTGGATAGATAATGCCTGTGATGAAGCATTGGCTGATTTTCCTCCTACCCCTCCTCCAGTTTTAGTTAATAAATTTAGGGAGCGTTATTCAATGTTACTACATCTTTCAGCTCTCCCTGTTATTTCGTCTTCATTTCTCAAATGGATGAACAGTCCTCATCTCATGCAATTTATTGAAGAATTAACCTTGGGGAATTTTGGCAACGAGTCTCTTGACAAATCTGAAATGGAGTACCTTGGAGATGGACATGACTCAGATACTCCTAAAGTATATTATCAG GCTCTAAAGCTAATTAGCTTGTTTGGATGGGAACCCCGTTCACTGCCCTATATAGTTAATTGCAAGTCAGGAGGGTCAGATCAATCTCTCAAGAAATCCACCACTTTTGATTCACATCCTACAGTCAGTCTCTTCACTACTGCCACCAAAGAAAATGTAGATGGAAATAGAATTGCTGAGCTTTCAAGTGAATTGCAATCTCAGCCTAATTCTGTTGTTTTAGATTGCCGGCTCTGTGGAGCTAGTGTTGGATTATGGACTTTCCATACTATTCCTAGGCCTGTGGAAATCATCAGATTGGTTGGACCCACTGAGTTAAACAGTGAGTCAGGCACTCATGACTCAGGCAATAAAAGTATCATCAATCATGCAGGTATTGGTAATGTTGGAATATCAAAATTAACTTCAACAATTGCAGGGGGGCCTACCCCTGCACGACAGAGTTTCAAGGCCACCATCACTTTGCCTGTAATTGGCCAAAGTTTAAGGGCTAGGCTATTTAATGATGAAAAATTTAGTGATCAGGTGTATAATGACCAAGAAATGGTCCAAGCTGATTCCTCGGATAGAAAAATGTCAGAAAACAGCAAAAGCAATGAAGATACCACCCCAAGTGGACAAACAGATCAGCCAGAAGACGGAAGATTGTTACAGAATCAAACAATTGATCCTGGATGCGGTACTTCTGGTGATGATCAGACTTCTTTGTTGGAAGGTACGAGTGTTACTGATCAGGGAACCTTACCTCAATCTAGTTTGAATGGTTCAACTGAAGAAACTCAAGTAAAGAGCACAGAGTGTGTTCCTGCACAGAAAATTGAAGCGTTGGAGAATGCTGAGAATTCAATAAAGTCGGATTCTGGTAATAAAGTAGCAGATCTCTATCCCCTAGCTTCTCCAGTCGAAAATCCTTTGATGTCAACAGATGCTGTTATGATCACAAGTAGTGAATGCAGTGAAAAGGAGCTACCTTCTGATGTCTCTGACCAATGTGATTCCCAACAGGTTTCAGAAAATGATAATTCAAATAGCAAAGAGGTTTCTTTGGCTGACTCGCAGGTGACCCCATGTAAATCTTCGCGCCTTGAAGATGATACAAATACCGATGTTGCTGGTATGGAAGAATCAATGAAAGACAAACTTCGTTCTGATAACCGCACCACTTCAGAAAACCAGGCCCGTGAAGGAGGTGACCCCAATGACAAAGTGCATACCTCAGTGAACAGCATGCATCTTGCCCATGGTGGAG AGGATTATTCCAAGGGTGTATCATTGGGTAGTGCATTGGAGTTCGATCCAATCAGGCAGCACAGATACTTTTGCCCTTGGATTGCCACAGGAAATGTCGCACCTGGATGGAAACAAACCCTAACTGCTCTACAGCGTGAAAAAAGTTCTTCACCACATTCACCTAAGAACTCTCCATCAGCGTCCCTCATTAAG GTCAATGACCCCGTTACATCGGTTCGAAATCTATTTACGTCTTCTGCAAAGAAATTGAAAAGCAGACTAATTTCTAACGAAAGAACCAAGCACTAG